One stretch of Streptomyces sp. MMBL 11-1 DNA includes these proteins:
- a CDS encoding NAD(P)/FAD-dependent oxidoreductase translates to MQQNIQQHRVIVIGAGYTGASAAGRLARRLHREDVSITLVNAEPDFVERVRLHQLAAGQDLRPRPFSEMFAGTGVRLRLGKVTGIDVDRRTVSVTAPDATGEPEALEYDTLVYALGSAWNTHAVPGAAEHAHDIAGRPGALRLRERLAALAPGTPVVVAGGGLTGVEAATELAETRPDLDVSLVARGALGDWLSPKGARHLRKVFTNLRITAHEHADVTAVHADRVTTTKGDIPAAITVWTTGFAVHPIARATPLRTGDNGQIVVDGTMRSTSHPNVYAIGDAALVAGPGGKPLRMSCASGVPTAWQAADAIAARLTGTKLPTTAPRYFNQCVSLGRKEGLIQYVTADDRAVSAALTGRLAALYKELVCKAAAWGVANPTMGLPTRRHRVTAERTSATTTAAAAEAA, encoded by the coding sequence ATGCAGCAGAACATCCAGCAGCACCGCGTCATCGTCATCGGAGCCGGCTACACCGGAGCGAGTGCCGCCGGGCGCCTCGCCAGGCGGCTGCACCGCGAGGACGTCTCCATCACCCTCGTCAACGCCGAACCGGACTTCGTCGAGCGCGTCCGGCTGCACCAGCTCGCGGCGGGCCAGGACCTCCGCCCCCGCCCCTTCAGCGAGATGTTCGCCGGCACGGGCGTCCGGCTGCGCCTCGGGAAGGTCACGGGCATCGACGTCGACCGCCGAACCGTGTCCGTCACCGCCCCGGACGCAACCGGCGAGCCGGAGGCGTTGGAGTACGACACCCTCGTGTACGCCCTCGGCAGCGCCTGGAACACCCACGCCGTCCCCGGCGCCGCCGAACACGCCCACGACATCGCCGGCCGCCCCGGAGCACTGCGCCTGCGCGAGCGGCTGGCCGCCCTCGCCCCCGGCACGCCCGTGGTCGTCGCCGGCGGCGGCCTCACCGGTGTGGAGGCCGCGACGGAGCTGGCCGAGACCCGCCCGGACCTGGACGTCTCCCTGGTCGCCCGAGGAGCGCTGGGCGACTGGCTCTCCCCCAAGGGCGCCAGGCACCTGCGGAAGGTCTTCACCAACCTGCGGATCACCGCCCACGAGCACGCCGACGTCACCGCCGTGCACGCCGACCGTGTCACCACCACCAAGGGCGACATCCCGGCCGCGATCACGGTCTGGACGACGGGCTTCGCGGTCCACCCGATCGCCCGTGCCACACCGCTGCGGACCGGCGACAACGGCCAGATCGTGGTCGACGGCACCATGCGCTCGACCTCGCACCCGAACGTGTACGCCATCGGCGACGCGGCCCTGGTCGCCGGCCCCGGCGGCAAGCCGCTGCGCATGTCGTGCGCCTCGGGCGTCCCCACCGCCTGGCAGGCCGCCGACGCCATCGCGGCCCGCCTCACCGGCACCAAGCTCCCGACCACCGCACCCCGCTACTTCAACCAGTGCGTCTCGCTGGGCCGCAAGGAGGGCCTGATCCAGTACGTCACCGCCGACGACCGAGCCGTCAGCGCCGCACTGACCGGCCGCCTGGCCGCCCTCTACAAGGAACTGGTCTGCAAGGCCGCGGCGTGGGGCGTGGCGAACCCGACGATGGGCCTGCCGACCCGCCGCCACCGGGTCACGGCGGAGCGGACGTCGGCGACCACCACAGCCGCTGCCGCCGAAGCGGCTTGA